The stretch of DNA GGTCGGCGTCGACGACGACCACGTCGTGGCCAGCGTCGTGGGCCAAGAGGCCACAGAAAACGGCCGTCGTTGTTTTACCAACGCCGCCTTTGCCGCCTGCCACTGCGTATATTTCCCCTGTCATGTCGCGTGTCATACCTACCCACGGCGAAGGTGAATATAACAGTTGTTGATACTACGGGTTTTGCAACCAATGACGAGGAAGTCGGAACCGTCGTCGTCAAAGCCCAAGAGACGCAGACGGCAGAACCGACCTAGTCAGCCAAGGCGTTGACGACCGTGACGCCAGCCGCCGAAGACGGCGGAATAAACCCGCTGTTTATCGGTCTCATTGCCCTCCTGTTGGTGGCCGGACTGGTCAGCGTCTACTGGCGGCGGCGAGACGACGAGCAGTGACGGGGCGCTAAAGCGACGAACACCACCCACGATTTTTCTCGGCACGTTGCCACAGAGACGGCGCACGACCGGCAGCGACGCGGCCGCGTGACGGGTCAAAGGTTACTTACGCGGCCGCAGGGTTATCATAGATAATGAGCAGGCAGGGAGAAGAGATGGATGACCGCCGAAAATACGAGTTCCAGAAGGTCATCGAGGAGCTAGACGAGTACTCTGGTTCCGGGACACAACTCGTCACCATCTACGTTCCAGAAGACAAGCAGATTAGTGACGTCGTCGCCCACGTCACCCAGGAGCACAGCGAGGCGGCAAACATCAAGTCAAAGCAGACGCGGACTGCGGTCCAAGACGCCCTCACCAGCATCAAAGACCGGCTTCGCTACTACGATGTCTACCCGCCGGACAACGGCATCGTGCTGTTCTCAGGGGCCATCGACGCCGGTGGTGGCCAGACCGACATGGTCACGAAAGTGCTAGAAAGTCCCCCAGAACCCGTCGAATCGTTCCGGTATCACTGTGACTCGGCGTTCTTGACCGAGCCGCTCAGTGATATGCTCGTGGACAAGGGCCTCATCGGCCTCATCGTCTTAGACCGCCGCGAAGCGACCGTTGGCTGGCTCAAGGGCAAGCGCATCGAGGCGGTCAAATCAGCCTCATCGCTCGTCCCCGGCAAACAGCGCAAAGGTGGCCAGTCCGCCCAACGTTTCGCCCGGCTGCGCCTCGAAGCTATCGACAACTTCTATCAGGAAGTCGCAGGCATGGCAGACGACCTGTTCGTCCCCTACCGCCACGACATGGACGGCGTCCTCGTCGGCGGTCCCTCGCCCACGAAAGACGAGTTCTTAGACGGCGACTACCTCCACCACGAGATTCAACAGATCGTCATCGACAAGTTCGACGTGTCGTACACCGACGAGAGTGGCCTGCGCGAACTCGTAGACGCCGCCCAAGACTCGCTCGCAGACCACGAAGTGATGAAGGACAAGTCCCAGATGGACGAGTTCTTCAAGGAACTCCACGAGGGCGACCTCGCAACCTACGGGTTCGACGCCACCCGGCGCAACCTCATCATGGGGTCGGTCGACCGACTCCTCATCAGCGAAGACCTTCGCAAAGACGTCGTGACCTACGAGTGCAGTGATGGGACAGAAGAGTACGAGCTCTTAGACCGGCGAAAGAACACGCCGACCCACAAATGCGACGACGGCAGCGAAGCTGAGGCCACAACCCGCGAAGACGCCATCGAACACCTCATGTCCATCGCAGAAGAGCGCGGGACGGAAACCAAGTTCATCTCGACGGACTTCGAAGAAGGCGACCAACTGCTCCACGCCTTCGGTGGCATCGCGGGCATTCTCCGCTACGCGACCGGCGTCTAAGCGCCGTCTCCTGCCTGTTTTCTCACGATTTTCGGCCGACTACGGTGGGTTCCAGAACTTAGTTATGCGTACACGGGTAACATCGGCCACGAACAGATGGCGTCAAGTGAACCCCCGGAAGCCGTAGTGTCAGTCCTGACCCGTCGGAGCGAGCTACTGGAGGTTACACTCGGCGAGCCATTGGAGAAACCCGGCCTCGTAGACGCGCTCAATGTCTCGCGCTCTACGGTCGACCGCGGGCTGCGCGAACTCATGACCCACGGCTTCGTCGAACGCGTCGACGACGGCTTTACCGCCACGCTCGCAGGCCGTCTCGCCATCGATGTCTACGCCGAGTTCATCGACGACTCTGCGACCATAAACGAGGTGAAACGCCTCCTAGCACACCTCCCCGCAGACGTGCCTATCACGACCGACCTGCTCTCTTCGTGTACGGTGTACGAAGCAACCCCACCCGCAGCCCACAAACCCATAAACTACCTCGAAGCTCAACTCCGTGAGGCGAACACGCATCGCGGCGTGACCCACACCGTCTCCCAATCGAGTACGCTGAACTGGTTTCTCGAATGCATCGAAAACGGGTTGGACGCAGAGAAGATTCACCGGGCCGAACTGCTCGACTATTTCCAAAACGACAACCGCGAACACATGGAGCGGATGGTCGCAACCGGCAACTTCCGCGTGCTCCAAGTCGATACCGTCCCCTTTGGCCTCGCCATCACGACCCACGACGACGGCACCCAGGTGAGCGTCGTCATCTACAACAAAAGCGGTAGCATGGAGGGCGTCATCGCGAACGATACCCGCGAGGCCTACGAGTGGGCCATGCGCTACTACGAATCACTGCGCGACGAGGCCATCGACATCACCGACCAGTTTCGTTAATCGAGGAACTGTTCGAGTTGCGTCTGCCTGCCCCGAAGGTCTGTTTCTGCGGAAATATCCGGGTCGCGGGCGAGCCTATCTAACACCAACAGCGGGTCGGTGCCGGTTCGTTCGACGCGTTCTACGAGCCGTTCGATTTCCGCGCGATTCACCGCGAGCGACGAGAGCAACCCGAGAAGCAACGCCATCGGAATCGCCGCGCCGCGAAGCGTCGGAAACTCCCGGCTGATGGCCGAAAAATCGGGGTCGTCGTCGGGTTCGTCTGCCGGAGAGAGGGTGAGACACGACGTACAGAGCGCGACGACCGGCTCTTCGCCCGCAACGCAGTCTCTGAGGTCTGCGGGCACGTCGAAGGCAACGACCGGCGCGCCACAGCGTGGGCAATCCATAGCCACGGCTTGTCGCGGTGGGATAAAAGAGAATGGGATACGCCGTTAGTCGTCTGCGGGCAACGCCGCTGCTTCGGCTTCGGCGCGTTCTGCCTTCTCTTCTTCTTCTTTCTTCGCTTTGATCTTCTTCAGCCGGAAGATCTCTTCGCGCTCTTGTTCTTCGAGTTTCTGCTCGATGTAGTCTTGGGCCTCGTAGAGCTCCGGGAGGAGCTTGAATTCGAGGGCGTTGACACGGCGCTTGGTCGTCTCGATCTCGTCGAGCATCTTCTTCATCGCCGTCTCCACTTCGGCGGCGAGGATGATGCTTTCGAGCAGTTCCTCGTACGCCTCTGCGGCTTCGTCGATGCGAGCGCTGGTTCCGAGTACACCGTAGCCACGCTGGTCGAGCGTCTTTCTGACGCGCGACGACTCGATTTGTGGCACCACGACGCCCATGATGTTCTTCGATTGGGTCGTGATTTCCGGGTGCTCTTTGAGTGCAGCAGCAGCCCCACGAACCGCAACGTCGCCCTCCATTGCGCGGGCCATGTTGATGGTTCGCTGTGCGTGCTGGTAGTTGTCCTCGACGCCCGCGCGCACGTCACGCGCCTGGTCGAGGATGTCCATGAACTCCATGATGAGGCCGTCACGCTTCTTTTCGAGCGTGCCGTGGCCTCGCTCGGAGAGGTCGATGCGATCTTCGATCGCCATCAGGTTTTTCCGAGTTGGTTTGACGTCAGTGGCCATTGTAGACTCCTCCGGGTGTGACCCTTATGCCTCCGCCTCGATGGCGTCTGCTTCCTCGTAGTACTTTTCGATGAGCTCTTCGTCGATACGGTTGAGTTCGTCTTTTGGCAGCATCGACAGCAGGTTCCAGCCAACGTTGAGGGTTTCCTCAATCGAGCGGTTGGTGTGGTAGCCCTGCTGGATGAACTCGTTTTCGAAGCGCTCTGCGAAGTCGAGGTACTTGTTGTCGCGCTCACTGAGTGCCTCGCGGCCCACAATGTTCACGAGGTCACGAAGGTCTTCACCCTCTGCGTACGCCGCGTACATCTGGTCTGAAACGTCGGCGTGGTCGTCGCGGGTGAGCCCCTCGCCAATCCCGTCGTCCATCAGCCGCGAGAGCGATGGGAGCACGTTCACCGGTGGCTCGATACCCTGACTGTTCAGGTCACGGTCCATCATAATCTGGCCTTCGGTGATGTAGCCAGTTAGGTCGGGAATTGGGTGCGTGTCGTCGTCACCCGGCATCGTGAGAATCGGAATCTGCGTCACGGAGCCTTCACGACCCTTGATGCGGCCTGCACGCTCATAGAGCGTGGCAAGGTCTGTGTACATGTACCCTGGGTAGCCACGACGGCCCGGCACCTCTTCGCGTGCCGCACCGATTTCGCGCAGTGCCTCACAGTAGTTGGTCATGTCCGTGAGGATAACGAGGACGTGGTAGCCCTTGTCGAACGCGAGGTACTCTGCGGTGGTGAGTGCGAGGCGTGGCGTGACCGTCCGCTCGACTGCGGGGTCGTCTGCCAGGTTCATGAAGACCACAGAGCGTTCGAGTGCACCCGTGCGCTCGAAGTCTTCCATGAACTCGTTTGCCTCTTCTGCGGTGATACCCATCGCACCGAAGATGACGGCGAACTCGGTGCCTTCGCCTTCGTCGCCTGCTTCCTCAGGCACGGTTGCCTGACGAGCAATCTGGAGTGCGAGGTCGTTGTGTGGCAGCCCGGATGCCGAGAAAATCGGCAGTTTCTGGCCACGCACGAGGGTGTTCATGCCGTCAACCGAGGAGACACCCGTCTGGATGAACTCCTCTGGGTACTCACGCGAGTACGGGTTGATTGCCTCACCCACGATGTCGCGGCGCTCTTCGGGGACGATGTCCGGGCCGCCGTCGATTGGCTTCCCCGACCCGTCCATGACGCGCCCGAGGAGGTCTTCGGTGACCGGCATCTTCATCGTCTCGCCAAGGAAGCGGACGGAGGCCTGACGGTTCAGGCCGGTGGTGCCCTCGAAGACCTGGATGGCCACGATACCCGTGCTCGATTCGAGCACCTGCCCACGCTTTATCTCGCCGTCAGGTGTCTCGATTTCGACGATTTCGTCGTACCCAATCGGTTCGTCGACTTCGACGAACACCAGCGGGCCACTGATTTCGGTGATTGTCTGGTACTCTTTCATTAGTAGAGCTCCCGGAGTTGTTCGGTGATTTCGGCCTCGAGGTCGTCTACGAACTCGTTGTAGTCCTCGGCCGTCCCGATGCGGTTCAGACGCGGCGCGGCATTGATGGCGGTGATTTCCTCGACCGGAAGCCCCGCTTCGAGTGCCTTGAACGCCTCGTCGTTGAACGTCTTGATTGCCTGAATGATGCGGTAGGTCTTCTCCGGTGGGCAGAACGTGTCCACGTCGTGGAACGCGTTCTGCTGGAGGAACGCCTCACGCAGGTAGCGAGCGACTTCGAGGGTCAGCTGCTGGTCTGCGGGGAGGGCGTCCTTCCCGACGAGCTGGACAATCTCGCGCAGCTCCGTCTCCTCGTCGAGCACGTCAACCGCCCACTGGCGCGTCTCCGGCCAGTCTTCGGTGACGTTCTCGACGAACCATGGGTCTAACTGCTCACGATAGAGCGAGTAGGACTCGTTCCAGTTGATGGAGGGGAAGTGACGACGCTCTGCGAGGTCAGCGTCGAGTGCCCAGAACGTTTTCACGATACGCAGGGTGTTCTGCGTGACTGGCTCTGAGAAGTCACCGCCCGGCGGGCTGACTGCGCCCACGACGGAAATCGAGCCGTCGGTGCCGTTCAGGTTCTCGAACATCCCGGCGCGCTCGTAGAACTGAGAGAGCCGCGCCGAGAGGTATGCTGGGTAGCCTTCCTCACCGGGCATCTCTTCGAGACGCGAGGAGATTTCACGCATTGCCTCTGCCCAGCGAGACGTGGAGTCTGCCATCAGTGCCACGTCGTAGCCCATGTCGCGGTAGAACTCTGCGATAGTGATTCCCGTGTACACACAGGATTCACGCGCGGCGACAGGCATGTTCGACGTGTTTGCGATGAGGCAGGTACGACTCATGAGCGGCTTCCCGGTCTTTGGGTCTTCCAGGTTCGGGAAGTCGTCGATGACCTCGGTCATCTCGTTGCCGCGCTCGCCACAGCCGATGTAGACAACGATGTCTGCGTCAGACCACTTGGCGAGTTGCTGCTGGGTAACCGTCTTCCCGGACCCGAACGGGCCGGGGATGGCGGCCGTCCCACCCTTCGCGATTGGGAACAGGCCGTCCTGGATGCGCTGCCCCGTGACGAGCGGTTCGCGCGGGGTCTTCTTGGTGACCGACGGGCGTGCCTTACGCACGGGCCACTCTTGGAGCATCGTGATTTCCTCGCCGTTTTCGAGTTCGACGACCGCCTCTTCGACGTTGAAGTTGCCCGATTCGACCGCGGCAACGACGCCGCCTTCGAAGTCCGGCGGAACCATCACTTTGTGCTCGATACTCTCGGTTTCCGGAACCGTCCCGACGATGTCACCGGGGGTGACTTCGTCGCCTTTCTCGACGGTCGGGGTGAACTCCCACGTCTTTTCTAAGTCGACACCGGGGGCGTCGACACCGCGGTCGAGGAACGCACCCATCTTCTCTTCTAAGACGTCGAGTGGGCGCTGGACACCATCGTAGATGGAGTACAGCATCCCCGGTCCGAGGTCGACGGTGAGCGGCTCGCCGGTACTCTCGACCGGTTCGCCGGGTGCGACGTTGGACGTTTCCTCGTAGACCTGAATCGTTGTCAGGTTACCTTCGATTTCGATGACCTCGCCCATCAGCCCTTCCTGGCCGACGTACACGACGTCGTTCATTCGGGCTTCGAGGTCCGTGGCGGTCACAACAGGACCACTCACGCTCTCGATGACACCATCTTCGCGGACGGTGTCGGATTCGGTTGCTTGGCTCATGGTTTAGTCTTGCTCCATCAGGTCGATACCGATAGCCCGCTTGATCTTATCGCGGAGGCCGCCACTGCCGGCGCCACCTCCGAGGGTCACGAGCGTCGGTTCAACGCTTGTTTCGACGTCGTTGCGAACGTTGCGCGAGAGGTGCTCAAGGTCTGGGTCGTGCATCACGATGATGCCGACGTCCTCGTCTGCGAGGATGCGCTCGACGGCGTCGTCGAGGTTCGCCTCTTTGTCCTCTTCTGCGACGTTCTCGAACTTGCGGACACCCGCAAGCCGAAAGCCCGTCGTGAACTCGGGGCTTCCAATGACGGCAATTTCCTGGCTCATTGTATCACCAGTTCGTCTTCAATTTCGTCTGCTTCGAGTCCTGCCTCAAGGCCGCGCGAGATGGCGCGGATGTTCTCGACCTCGCGCTCTTTGGCGAGGATGTACGCGAGCACCGGACACACCGACAGCGGGAAGGCGTGGCTCAGGTGGTCTGAGTATTCGAGAAGTGCGCCGTCGAGCGCGTGCTCGAACGCGATGAGGCTGTCTGCGGTTTCGAGGTCGTCGAGCGCCGCAGAAAGGTCGTCGCCGTACGGACTATCGCGGATGCGCGCGACCAGTTCGTCGGTGTTACTGACGAGTTGGCGCAGTTCCGACCCAGAGAACAACCGGCCGCCCTCGATGAAGTATTCAGAGGGGTCTACGTCCGCACCACTTCGGGCGAGCCGAAGCGCGTTGCGGACGTTGCGGAAGTCGATCTCTGCGCGGAGGAACTCGACGTAGAGTCCCGTTGCGCGGTCTGGTTCTGGTGGCAGCGCGTTCACCAACGTCCCGTAGAACGCACGGTCGATGGCGTTTTCGAGGGGGACAAGCACGCCTTTCTCTTCGTACTCAGCGTACGCGGCAGCGAGTGGCTTGCCGAAAATCGTCCCCGAAAGCAGTTCAACGACGTCCTCGATTTCGCCTGCGTCGGTGAGACGCGAGAGGAACTCCTCGCTGAACTCTCCTGCACGGACAAGGTCAGCCTCAACGTCTTCGCGGCCTGCGTCCGAGTAGATGCCGCGGATGA from Haladaptatus sp. ZSTT2 encodes:
- a CDS encoding LPXTG cell wall anchor domain-containing protein yields the protein MTPAAEDGGINPLFIGLIALLLVAGLVSVYWRRRDDEQ
- the prf1 gene encoding peptide chain release factor aRF-1, which gives rise to MSRQGEEMDDRRKYEFQKVIEELDEYSGSGTQLVTIYVPEDKQISDVVAHVTQEHSEAANIKSKQTRTAVQDALTSIKDRLRYYDVYPPDNGIVLFSGAIDAGGGQTDMVTKVLESPPEPVESFRYHCDSAFLTEPLSDMLVDKGLIGLIVLDRREATVGWLKGKRIEAVKSASSLVPGKQRKGGQSAQRFARLRLEAIDNFYQEVAGMADDLFVPYRHDMDGVLVGGPSPTKDEFLDGDYLHHEIQQIVIDKFDVSYTDESGLRELVDAAQDSLADHEVMKDKSQMDEFFKELHEGDLATYGFDATRRNLIMGSVDRLLISEDLRKDVVTYECSDGTEEYELLDRRKNTPTHKCDDGSEAEATTREDAIEHLMSIAEERGTETKFISTDFEEGDQLLHAFGGIAGILRYATGV
- a CDS encoding helix-turn-helix transcriptional regulator, translating into MSVLTRRSELLEVTLGEPLEKPGLVDALNVSRSTVDRGLRELMTHGFVERVDDGFTATLAGRLAIDVYAEFIDDSATINEVKRLLAHLPADVPITTDLLSSCTVYEATPPAAHKPINYLEAQLREANTHRGVTHTVSQSSTLNWFLECIENGLDAEKIHRAELLDYFQNDNREHMERMVATGNFRVLQVDTVPFGLAITTHDDGTQVSVVIYNKSGSMEGVIANDTREAYEWAMRYYESLRDEAIDITDQFR
- a CDS encoding DUF6276 family protein, yielding MDCPRCGAPVVAFDVPADLRDCVAGEEPVVALCTSCLTLSPADEPDDDPDFSAISREFPTLRGAAIPMALLLGLLSSLAVNRAEIERLVERVERTGTDPLLVLDRLARDPDISAETDLRGRQTQLEQFLD
- a CDS encoding V-type ATP synthase subunit D, producing the protein MATDVKPTRKNLMAIEDRIDLSERGHGTLEKKRDGLIMEFMDILDQARDVRAGVEDNYQHAQRTINMARAMEGDVAVRGAAAALKEHPEITTQSKNIMGVVVPQIESSRVRKTLDQRGYGVLGTSARIDEAAEAYEELLESIILAAEVETAMKKMLDEIETTKRRVNALEFKLLPELYEAQDYIEQKLEEQEREEIFRLKKIKAKKEEEEKAERAEAEAAALPADD
- a CDS encoding ATP synthase subunit B, whose product is MKEYQTITEISGPLVFVEVDEPIGYDEIVEIETPDGEIKRGQVLESSTGIVAIQVFEGTTGLNRQASVRFLGETMKMPVTEDLLGRVMDGSGKPIDGGPDIVPEERRDIVGEAINPYSREYPEEFIQTGVSSVDGMNTLVRGQKLPIFSASGLPHNDLALQIARQATVPEEAGDEGEGTEFAVIFGAMGITAEEANEFMEDFERTGALERSVVFMNLADDPAVERTVTPRLALTTAEYLAFDKGYHVLVILTDMTNYCEALREIGAAREEVPGRRGYPGYMYTDLATLYERAGRIKGREGSVTQIPILTMPGDDDTHPIPDLTGYITEGQIMMDRDLNSQGIEPPVNVLPSLSRLMDDGIGEGLTRDDHADVSDQMYAAYAEGEDLRDLVNIVGREALSERDNKYLDFAERFENEFIQQGYHTNRSIEETLNVGWNLLSMLPKDELNRIDEELIEKYYEEADAIEAEA
- a CDS encoding ATP synthase subunit A, which codes for MSQATESDTVREDGVIESVSGPVVTATDLEARMNDVVYVGQEGLMGEVIEIEGNLTTIQVYEETSNVAPGEPVESTGEPLTVDLGPGMLYSIYDGVQRPLDVLEEKMGAFLDRGVDAPGVDLEKTWEFTPTVEKGDEVTPGDIVGTVPETESIEHKVMVPPDFEGGVVAAVESGNFNVEEAVVELENGEEITMLQEWPVRKARPSVTKKTPREPLVTGQRIQDGLFPIAKGGTAAIPGPFGSGKTVTQQQLAKWSDADIVVYIGCGERGNEMTEVIDDFPNLEDPKTGKPLMSRTCLIANTSNMPVAARESCVYTGITIAEFYRDMGYDVALMADSTSRWAEAMREISSRLEEMPGEEGYPAYLSARLSQFYERAGMFENLNGTDGSISVVGAVSPPGGDFSEPVTQNTLRIVKTFWALDADLAERRHFPSINWNESYSLYREQLDPWFVENVTEDWPETRQWAVDVLDEETELREIVQLVGKDALPADQQLTLEVARYLREAFLQQNAFHDVDTFCPPEKTYRIIQAIKTFNDEAFKALEAGLPVEEITAINAAPRLNRIGTAEDYNEFVDDLEAEITEQLRELY
- a CDS encoding V-type ATP synthase subunit F encodes the protein MSQEIAVIGSPEFTTGFRLAGVRKFENVAEEDKEANLDDAVERILADEDVGIIVMHDPDLEHLSRNVRNDVETSVEPTLVTLGGGAGSGGLRDKIKRAIGIDLMEQD
- a CDS encoding V-type ATP synthase subunit C: MKARVTDTSSNYEYVTARVRSRRASLFSEEDYRKLVRMGPGEIARFMEETEYEDEMNALGSRFSGVDLIEFALNRNLAKHFNDLLRWADGKLYDYIARYLRKFDAWNVKTIIRGIYSDAGREDVEADLVRAGEFSEEFLSRLTDAGEIEDVVELLSGTIFGKPLAAAYAEYEEKGVLVPLENAIDRAFYGTLVNALPPEPDRATGLYVEFLRAEIDFRNVRNALRLARSGADVDPSEYFIEGGRLFSGSELRQLVSNTDELVARIRDSPYGDDLSAALDDLETADSLIAFEHALDGALLEYSDHLSHAFPLSVCPVLAYILAKEREVENIRAISRGLEAGLEADEIEDELVIQ